ATAGATAAAGCATACACAGTGATATTTGAACCCGCGGAAGAGGGTGGATGGTTAGCTCGCGTTCCGGCGTTGAATGACCTTGTAACCGAAGGGGAAACGTTAGAAGAAGCGAAAACGATGGTGCGCGATGCGATCAATGGATTTGAACAAGTAATGTATGTTAAATTTCCAACCACCGGGAGTAAATCATGTTTCTAAAAAAGCTGCTTCAGAGTTCACCGAATGAAATCAAACAGAGAAAAATTAACCAGATCATTAGTTTTGCTGGTGATGGACATCTGAAAAATGATAGCAGATCTTCCAAAGAGTTTCGAGATTTTCTCACAGAAATTGATAACGAACTTCTGATTGAATATGGTCATCAATGTTGCTCTGAAAGCTTCATTGATAACGGATTTGCATTTCAAGATATCGTCAATCAGATCGGTAAACGACTGGGATTTAAAGTTAAAGATGGACTATATCAAGGGACGCAAAACGAAATAGGATTTGACGGTTTATGGCGCTTTCCAGATGGTCACAATGTTATCATAGAAACAAAAATATCCGACTCATATCAGATTCCATTAGATAGAATTGCAGAATACCGAAAAAAACTAATTCAACGTGGCGAATGCGAAGATGATAAATCATCGATTCTATTAATTCTTGGCAGATCTGAGAAAAGCACAGAAAACCTTGAAGCACAGATCCGTGGTTCAAAATTTGCTTGGATCACAAGGTTGATTAGCTATGACTCACTTTGTAAATTGATGAAGTTAAAAGATCAGTTAGATAATCCCACGACGATCAGTAAAATTTCTCATATTTTAATTCCACGTGAGTTTACTCGAATAGATTCGATCATCGATTTAGTATTCGATGCCTCAG
This sequence is a window from bacterium. Protein-coding genes within it:
- a CDS encoding type II toxin-antitoxin system HicB family antitoxin — translated: MIDKAYTVIFEPAEEGGWLARVPALNDLVTEGETLEEAKTMVRDAINGFEQVMYVKFPTTGSKSCF